In Brassica napus cultivar Da-Ae unplaced genomic scaffold, Da-Ae ScsIHWf_1321;HRSCAF=1887, whole genome shotgun sequence, a single genomic region encodes these proteins:
- the LOC106407879 gene encoding uncharacterized protein LOC106407879: MPLGLKNVGATYQRLVNRMFSEQLGKTMEVYIDDMLVKSLEERDHITHLQECFEELNLHNMKLNPANCRFAVASGEFLGYFVTFRRIEANPKQITALIEMGNTKFERTEECEKAFQQIVVSVTAVSGVLIREERGEQKPIFYASKTLLDAEARSPMMERLALAVVMSARKLRPYFQSHTIVVLTSFPLRTIFHSPSQSGRLAKLAIELSEYDIEYQAKACAKSQVLADFLVDPPRRRILIQTRFWEWGQTHVTNGGSAGTIIPTDFLRLKQRSRADALAALESNSDPGLSRVIPVEFIEYPSIGQPVIINLIDSPDGDPCEIDVQATQDSDLSEYGFDKPWTETILAYITDGKLPTEKLPTEKWAAQKIKTQSARYILVDGELYKWIFSGQLMTCVEGEKARRIMEEVHSGSCKNHSSGRSLAVKIKRHGHYWPTMVKDCENFMQKCEKMLEARSHYPSTGQGSLVDLGTMLVHAMVHGHSRTHAQVKTKTILAGFDGFLLKMGRSRLVRKH, encoded by the exons ATGCCGTTAGGTCTTAAGAATGTTGGCGCAACTTATCAAAGACTCGTAAACCGTATGTTCTCcgaacaactcggaaaaacaaTGGAGGTCTACATCGATGATATGCTCGTAAAATCCCTCGAAGAGCGAGATCATATCACTCACCTCCAGGAATGCTTCGAAGAGCTAAACCTACACAATATGAAACTCAACCCCGCAAACTGCAGATTTGCAGTGGCATCAGGCGAATTCCTAGGGTATTTCGTCACCTTCCGCAGAATCGAGGCCAATCCTAAACAGATCACTGCGCTGATCGAAATG GGGAACACAAAGTTCGAGAGGACCGAAGAATGCGAAAAAGCTTTCCAACAG ATCGTAGTATCAGTCACGGCTGTGAGTGGCGTCCTCATCCGAGAGGAACGCGGTGAGCAAAAGCCCATCTTTTATGCAAGCAAGACTTTGCTCGACGCAGAGGCACGTTCTCCGATGATGGAAAGACTAGCACTCGCGGTCGTAATGTCAGCACGAAAGCTGAGGCCGTATTTCCAGTCCCATACAATCGTAGTGCTCACATCATTCCCACTTCGAACAATCTTTCATAGCCCCAGTCAATCTGGAAGGTTAGCAAAATTGGCAATCGAGCTAAGCGAGTACGACATCGAGTACCAAGCGAAAGCTTGCGCAAAATCGCAAGTACTCGCCGATTTCTTGGTGGACCccccacgtcgacggatcctcatccaaacAAGGTTCTGGGAATGGGGCCAGACTCACGTCACCAACGGGGGAAGTGCTGGAACAATCATTCCAACTGATTTTCTTcgcctcaaacaacgaagccga GCAGACGCCTTGGCCGCCCTGGAATCCAACTCAGATCCAGGTCTGAGTAGGGTAATTCCCGTGGAATTCATAGAGTATCCTAGCATCGGGCAGCCTGTCATCATAAACCTGATCGACTCACCAGACGGGGATCCTTGTGAAATCGATGTCCAAGCAACACAAGATTCCGACCTGTCTGAGTACGGATTCGACAAACCCTGGACAGAGACAATCCTTGCGTACATCACCGACGGGAAACTCCCAACGGAAAAACTCCCAACGGAAAAATGGGCAgcccaaaaaattaaaacccaatCCGCACGATATATCCTGGTTGACGGAGAACTCTACAAGTGGATATTTTCCGGACAACTCATGACCTGCGTAGAAGGGGAGAAAGCGCGAAGGATAATGGAAGAGGTCCATTCTGGATCCTGCAAAAATCACTCTAGTGGAAGGTCCCTCGCAGtcaaaatcaaacgccatggacACTATTGGCCAACGATGGTTAAAGATTGCGAGAACTTCATGCAAAAATGCGAAAAAATGCTAGAGGCACGCTCCCACTATCCATCAACTGGCCAGGGTTCTCTCGTCGATCTCGGCACCATGCTCGTTCATGCGATGGTCCATGGACATAGTCGGACCCATGCACAAGTCAAAACAAAAACGATTCTTGCTGGTTTTGACGGAtttcttctcaaaatgggtCGAAGCAGACTCGTACGTAAGCATTAA